The DNA segment ATAAATCTTTCtctagaaatcgtcaggagaccacacacaacagctatcctactaatattataaaggcgaaagtttgtaatGTATATTTATACATCTTTGTATCTTAAGACACAGAGgtgtatgaaaatatacatttatattttgatacatctaaatacatctcaatatatttctgtacaTTTACTATACacctcttctcttcataggatgttcaaaaatttctgtgattatattatcttatatctttaaacgagcaattcttgtatattgttttaaacgaacaattctttatacgtgggagagccatgcttcggcacgaatgggccagctcgaccggagaaataccacgttctcacagaaaaccggcgtgaaacagcgcttgcgctgtgtttcgccgagtgagtgagtttaccgaaagcccgatcccttaccctattcccttccaattatatatatgtatacatatacatatatataattggaatattggaatctcggaatcggctccaacaattttcatgaaatttagtatatagggggtttcgggggcgataaatcgatctagctaggaatcatttttagaaaatgtctctttattcgtgtttcatcgaataccgagcaaagctcggtcaaatagctagtatgtgtatgatacacacagtgttgccacttgccaccttagcacagtACTTCACAACAGgaactgcaggcagtctgttccccagagcctatattttcaatcaaatatcttcaatccacatcgttctgtttttgacacaatatgtaacaatgcgtgcatcaaaattacaatccggATCATCctctgatgaactatctagtaaatgtaatagcaagtaactcgaaaggccataCTATTACAACATtagaaataagaacagcctgtataacactttagcagctgaaatgtgcgtcaagcagAGCGTTTggcattgaaatgtagggaaagatacattacattacatgttgtctgtgtgatacattaatataatgtaaagctgtacatcccgggatgtaatgtatgttaatatacattacctgctctgtctgtgacacccTTTAGACTTAGACAAATagtcatattaataattattttaaatatgggtgataaaaaagtcttaaaatgttattacaatAAATTGTGGCAGTTACTGTTTTGATATACTGTGTGTAGTATAGTAAATACATTAATGCTATGTATCAATAATACaccttttttaattattatttataaaatattgaatagTTAATACTTACAGCAGCATCCACATTAGCAGGACTTTCATCATTAGGATCGGCTAGCATGGATATAACACTAATGAGTATAGTCTCTACTGTATGTACAGGTAACCACCTCTCCGAGGCCTTCTCGTATCCCCATTTGTCATCACCCGGCTCATGTAATATTGATATGCATACATCTCCATTTTTTTCAACTGAAACGTTATAAAACATAGTGTTAATCATCAAATTGCAactttttgaaaacattttactTTGGGTTCTGACTACATAGATAAATAGATTGACACAAACATACTAGTAATGATTTAGTTTTCTGAGAACTTACTATTTGGATGCCATATTTCTGTAACAAATTTCATTCTCGGTGGCCTTAAAGGATACTCTTTTGGAAAATGAAGATGTGCTTTGAAAAATCCTCCCtcactgaaataaaaaaaatcaacaattttaatgttttttctctagtactaataaattatattgccataacaacatatattatgtttaatgttCACATGTGAAGAGGCAAACTCATAATCGCTCGATCTTGGATTCCTGGAAATTGTTATTGCGTTCGAATTCAACTTtggggagttgaagcattataTGATCTAAGACTCAACATTATAAAAGCAatcagaaaaatattattttcccaagtaataaaacaaacaaacaaaatgaaCCTTTGCATACATATAGGGTGGCTTTACCTTATCCTTTAGTTAtacaaaacttttttcttccaaTTTGAAGTGATTGAACATGACCAAacttattacatttattatgaaatcctattatttacacattcagataaataattacatacagtttaatattaataattagcaTTCATAAAATGGAATCACGTTACTTAAACATGATTTCATCAATATTAATACAATGACTTACTATAATGTGTCTGGAGGCCCGATGATAAGAACTTCCCATCTATAAATATCATTGTCATCTATTAGACCAGCAGAAAATCCTTCTACTGGATTTTTGTTAAGCTCTGAAAACCAATTACATACCTAATAAAGCAATAGAAAAAATGAgtttgaaatatttcaaaatctatAAATCCATGACTTCTGGTGAAATATTGATTATTGTTTCTTGAAATAAGTTTTGAGAGTATACTACATAGATGAAATGTGCTGCTCGGCGGAAGATCAGGATGTTAAATACAgcgttaaaataagttaaattcGTTTAGGTCAGTCATTGCTTTCAATTGTTCATGGAAGGTAGATGCTTTGCCGATGACGGACAAGTTTTTGTAACTGTTTCTATTGAAATATAGTACTTACCTGCTAGTTGTTTCTTTAACAAAAGAGAAGACTGTGGTTCTGacattaattacaattataaaattaaccCTGACGACACGAAACAATTGGTTTTTCAACAAAAGATGGCTGGCAAAATTTTACAGGTTGTGAAACATTTGAGTGTAGGTATCTTGTTTCCGGTAGGCCAATGTTaccattttattacaaaatcgtTAGTCCTATCCCGAAGAGTGAAGACTGAAGATACGTAAATTTTGCTAAAGAaatcaaaaattattaatttgttgtATCGAATTTCTAATAGAAGCGCCtaaatgaattatattatacagcTATACAACGGTTGAAGTTatatacatttaatttaaagcttatttttattttttatggcaaGTTTGAGCAACATTTTTCATATGCGGGCTATataaagccggcgccagacatgggcttcaaagtttgagcaaactttgcacaaataggaaaatgccagcaataactttgcacaaataggcaaatgtcagtgccacacttggcgaatttgcgtatttgatcacatgtctggcgcccgccttagttattgctggcattttcctatttgtgcaaagtttgctcaaactttgaagcccatgtctggcgccggctatAGATTCTCGTATTGTCAGTTGTCTATGGAAAAATGTCTTGCTTGTCAATGtcaatgtcattttttttaatattattgacctAGAACAAAAACAGTCCGCCTTTTTTTTAAAGTACCTACCTTTTATAAAACATAATGAATAAGAAATGATGAGCATGTGGGCCTGAGCGAGTGCAGCAAAGTCCACCCTGACCCAGATCACTTTCACCATAAGTAAGGACAATTATTGCCCACCAGTTTCACTATCCGGCGTCCCACTACCCCATGCTGACTCAGTAAAATACCTTGGTATTCACCTGGCTTTAAACCTCACATTAAAGCAAAAAGAGACAACTTATGATACAAAGACCTGGACTTGGCTTCAAAATTGAGCCCAAACAATAAACTGCTagtctaataatataaaacagtaCTTCTATAGCGGCTCTTgagcagcctggagacagacaggcggacagagaTCGAAATTGTAACAAGGTCccgattttaccctttgggcacgatAAAAAAAGCTGCAGTGGAATGCCAGTTTGggacacagattactagtatatattgtcTGGGATCAACAATTGCGCGGATATGCGGACTCCGCTGATAATCTCTTTCTGCGTATCAGAGATTACGATGGTGACGATGAATGCCCTGTTATTTGTGAACATTCTACATCGAGTGTGCTAAGGTCCTAAGTTCCTCACTTCTCAGCTAGCTAGGCTAGTGGTTTTCAACCTTGTTTTATACGGgctacatacatattattttagtaagcaCTGGTGTCGCGGTcgcagtttaaatagaattctttgcgcGGTCGTGGGTCGCAACCACAGTCCACAGGGGTAAAAAAATAGCGTTGTCCAAAATGATCGATTCTCACGGGCCACTGACAAAGTCCCGGCGGgtcgcaggttgagtatagttGTGCTTGGCGCTTGCAGCAATTACTAGCGAAAGCCTAATAGCTTAGGCCTTAGACCAGCTAAACTCAACCTGTGACCCGCCGGGATTTTGTCAGTGCTGCATTGGCCCGAGTAGCCCGGGGggcgaattttttttattcattaattttactGTTATACTTTGGTTATACTAGTTTTACAAATGCAATGCGTCGTAAGTTCGTAACTCCATACCTCTTGCGTTCATATATTTTGATAACACTAGCACTTTGGATATATTgagtatttacaaaaaaatatatatattataactcCACAGCCGATTGGCGAACaatgaacatattattataacctcctcctttttggaagtcgattaaaaatagAAGTTAACAAAAGGAAAGTAATACAAGTATTAtagaaataatgtttatttataatgtatgtCTTGAAACTCATATATTAACATTATtcattcttaactttttttGCTGGCGAACTGTCTCCATTAACAATCTTGCGTTTTTTGTTTTTCttcttttgattattattattgttatgattTTGTGGCTGAGCTTTTGCACTTGTAGTATTAACTGAGCTCAATGTTACCGTCATTGACTTAAAATCTAGGTTTGTTGTAACTTTACTACTCTCGTGGTAGGATCTaatgatattaattaattttctaaGAGTCACTAAGAAATTCTTCTTTACTTCTGTATTCCTGTTCTCAGTAAATGCTACGGTAAATTTATCAAGAaacattttttctatatttaatatttgaacTATATCATTCTTGGTACTGGGTTTATTCCTACAAAGTGCACGATAGTAGCCCATCATCAACTCCAGCCCTTCATTACGGCGGAAATGTCTTACATTCtcattgaaaatattatcaaCAATAATTTCCATAAGATCATAAGTACCTTCCCATTGTATTTGTAATATCTTATGGAAGAATATTATTGGCAGTAAGCAACTTCTACTCGTAAAGAAATTGTCCATTGCAGTCTTTAAAACTGTTAAAAGAGGAGACTTCTTTTTAGTTTTAGATGATTTTGATTCTTCAGCTTGAATTTTTTGATAGCAATTTATAATAAACGTGGCAGAGCTCGTAATGACGTCTCCGAGTGCTTGGTACAAGAACTGTGATCTCTCGCGTTTTTCAATAATCGATTGGAGGAAATTTGCTAAGGTTTCTACAGATAAATCCCCAGTTGCAGAAaactttttgatttttgaaaaactttttagagttttccttattttattttgaagttcAGTAAGTTGATTATCCATTAGGCAAAACTCAAGTGCTTTAGTCAGAGGTGAAATCATAGCCAAACATATATCCATTTGTGGATCCTTTTCTAAATAAATTTCAATCAGATCTAAAACTCTGATTCTGAAATCTGACAATGCTTTCTTGCCTTTACGTTCCTTCTTTGACTTTTGATTCTTTCCCTGATGAAACTGCCTGAACGCTTCTGCTAAAGCTTCATCTAATTTCTGTCCTTCCTCCTCTGTGATCATATCGGCATCCAAACTTTCTGTATCAGAATCTGGCACTACTGCACTTCCTAATGCTTTTTGCACAGCTAGACGAAGCTGGTCTGGTGTTTTCATTTCCTCGTCATCATCTTCTATTTCAGAATCACTTTCGTTATCATCATCTTCATCATTTGAGTCTGAAGCGTTTCCATTTTCAACTGGTTTTATCTCTTTAGTTTCTGAATCATCTTCTGATTCCTCATCACTGTTACTATCATTTGTGAGAGGATTAGATTCACTCTCAGGATCCAGAACTGATACAATTTGTTCCATACATGTCGGTGTTAAGTTTTCACAGAGAAGTCGAAACACGCATTGAACGACAGAGCGAAGAACACTCGAATCCACAGAAAGAATTGATAGTAGAACTTCTATAACTACCTCAATCCACTCCGGCTCCTCCTCTGATAtactatcattttttttatttttctgtttcTTCTTTCCTTTTTTATAATGTTCATAACAACTTTTTAATTCCATGATACAACTTTGAGATATTTTAACATGAGTGGGCtcagaaaataaaaatagaccTAATTGATGAAGCAAAATCAAAAAGACCTTATCTACCTTACTGTTGCAATTGCTTTCTTCTATTTTATTGCAAATTTCTAAATGCACATTCCAACACTCCATGTTTTCCTTTGAAAATTGTTTTTCTAACTTTTCTAATATTTGCTCTTTTTTCATTATCTTGGATATAAAGCTACTAAGTGATGATAGAACCGTCACTAAGTTATTCACATTTGAAAAGCGAGTAGTAAAACATCTGTAGAAACAAGTTTTTATGGATCctgcaaataaataaaactcaatTTTAATAGAATTACAAGAGAAACCAGTGAGTAAattgaaggtttttttttaacttaaataataactatttaagtttatttagtGTTTTTGAGTTACAAACTTAATTTATCCTACATATATAACttcaaaatttaagaaaaacaaaatgtagTATGTACTCAATAATTCTTAATACTTAAAggggctaatttttattttttaagtattgaGCTAAACGTTACTATTATCTGGGTGcataaagaaatgaaaaataatacataCCTGCCAATTCTGAGCTAACTGCAATATGATCATCACCACCAGTTTTGAAAAATGCTAAACACATCAACAGCTGCATAttagaaattttaaattcaatatcATCCTTGACTTTTTCATGGCAAACAATGTAAGACAGAAGTTCTGCAGCTTTAACTCTTTCATTGTTATACCACTTTCTTTCAACATTCTCCTTTACAGACTTTTGTGATGTGTTCAGTAGGatctttttgaatattttagacATTTTCTTCAACCCCTCTATGTCTAAATCGGCTATCAAAGTTTTTATTACACTAGAACCTGAAATCTCTGTAAAGTTAATTTCTCCTGGTGACAATAGAAGCTTCTTTAACACTATCACTCTAATATGGTTATCTACCGAAGGCAATTTTAATGCTTTGGTTAATGACACTAAAACTTCTTTCCCCTTTTTGACCATTATTCTATGATCATCTTCATCATCCTTCTTGTTTCGTATTTTACTTGCAGTTTGGAGGCCTTTGAACCAATCCATAAGCAATTTCAACAAGTTATCCCCGAGCAAAGTGGGCAATGCTGAACCATTCTGCAGGTTGTTCAAAATtgcatttaaaatgtttaaagcaGCCAATTCTCTGTTTCTGTTATGTTTTACAAGATAACTATCAATTTTAGTCCAAAGTGAAACTAATTGTGGACATGTCGCAACATCTTTTCCAATCTGTGCATATATAGGGTGACCAGATGTTTGTAAATCAATACCAGActgaaaaacaaagaaaataaaatgtatatttatattaaactcAACCACATtgtaaaaaactttaaaaaattgtttgagTATTTACCATTAACTTTTCACATATATCAGGTATAAAGTCTTCATGTAGCAAGGAGGGTGCTCCAATAAGCTTTCTTAATTTTACTGTGTTAGGAAATTTTGTTCCAACAACTAACAAAAAGTAAATTGAATCTAAGCTTAGTTCTTTTATCTCTTTTTTGAAATCTTGCTTTATATTTGGCCATATAAATGCAGAAAACTGTTCTTCATTTACCTGCAATATATACAAATTAAATCTACAATTACCATACaatcatttaaattaatatacaaaaaaaaaacaatatgaaAAAATACTTACTCTGTTAGACAGGTCTAACAACAAGTTGTAAGCTATCACACTTAGATAAGATTTTTTGTTTCCGGATGATAGAAGAAGTtgaattatttgtttttgttcaTCAGCATCacacttaaaaattaatttggatCGAAGTATTGCACCACAAACCAATATTTGTCCAAGGGCAACATCTCCAATTtcctgaaaaataatataaaaatcagataataatatgttcaaaGCTCTACTTAAATAAATGTACCATTTGTAATAAGTGCACAGTACTTAAACAATTAACAAGAAAcattaataatttcttattaaGTATCTACTAGAACCTTGCTTatgatactattataataatataatagtatgcTTATGCTCCTggcattaacataatataattattttcattaaggATGCAATCATGATACAAAAGACACTTACACTTTTTGTAGAGCCATTAGCATGCAACTCCTTGTGCGCTATACTCAATATGTCTTTTACTGATACCTCTTCTAGCCTATTAAATAGACTGACAAGTGTCCCAAAATAACCAATACGCATTTCTGCTACATTAGCACCTAAACTTCGTATCAATCTTCTCAAGGCATAAGTGACATCCTTTTGAACCTGGTACATATTCAATATATTAGGTTACTCCATACACAGATATCTATATTAAATAGCAATGATAAACacgataaaattaaaactaacctCGGTTCCGTGTAATTGTGCAACAATTTTAGCCGCACCGTTAACCTTAGCATTTTCGGTAGAGGATCTCAGCAAATCAAAAGCATCAAATAACGAGACTGCCGACTCCTTCGACAAACTCGATTTATTTTCCTCGGCCATCCTCAATgacttaagtaataaaatattggtACAAGACGGTTtgtattcttattttatttttgaaaccaCAAACTTTACAAATTAATATAACCACATGTTTGAATTTTGACATACCTGACACCACATTTCACATGCAAATGTCAAGTGTCGAAATGACAACAACAGTCAACACATATATTGACAGAACGttgtttttatgattttaatcaAAAAGCGATGAATTAAAGTGATTCAGTCCCTAAATCaaaattctaatttctatttttttatttttttttgcattattaacaggaaattattattaattgatactgactaaaaataaacaaaaaataaattttatattttatatataataagtaattaaaattgttattttatatactgTACTTAAAAAATTGCATTGCTAAAATTTGATGCGCGCGCATTTATTATTCCATGTTTCTAAACATGGCAGGTAGAAGTGGGTTTGATGATGGAAATCCgaggtatttattatttatatttatagatttactttatatatttcatctaaatattataaacaatgttttattaaaatctattataataaatagcaCGTAACTCGTCATAAAATCATGGTACATCATACCCTGGTAGTACGATTAGTTGTTGACTCAAAGCGGTATTTTTGCTGTTAAAGCAATTCTCATATAAATTGTAAATTGAAAGAAgtatttatagtttattttttatttcctgATTCACTTTAGCTAAGAAAATATAATCTCGAGTATTTTTATAGGTTAGGATGTCTAATCAATGTACACTTTAATTTCATAGGGACTTTGATGGTCCCAGAAGGACCGCAGGTGGTCGTCCTCTCCCTTCAGAGCCTCCCTACAAAGCATACGTTGGCAATTTACCTTCAGGAATGATTCAAGGAGATATAAACAGAATCTTCCCAGTAAgtcaataatataataccttTACTATACTTTGAATGTTTCTTGAAATAGTAAATCTTaccattttaataattaacaagaAGAATAAAAGACGTAATTTGTACttgctatatattatattgatgtcATAATTAAGATTATCTAAACACTGCTGCACTGGGTAAGAATATTGTTGCATACTAACAATTTAACATTAACCAACTCTGGTTCCAGACTTACCAATGAATAATATATCTTACATAGGTAACATGCATTTTATTTCAGGGATTTGGTATCAAAAATGTACGACTTGTTATGGACAAAGAAACAGATAAATTCAAAGGATTTTGCTATGTTGAATTTGAGACTATTGAAGACTTGATTAGAGCTATAGATATGAATggaattttaaatgttaatgGTAGCTTTATCAAAATTGATGTTGCTGAAGAAAAAAGGAGCGACAGGTAatttgactaaataaaataaaaggcacatttgaaaaaaaatcataattctaATAACATATTGCTAGTTCTAATAGCATAGTTGAagcgttaacataatattaactatattatgttatcgCTTCATCTCCCAAGTGGTCTGACCAGGCCAACAATTGAATAGcaattgtgtctggttttcccccgatcgaggtattaatctGCTATGCAGCTTAGCATTATGTAATAAAGTATTGTTGAGCTGACATTTAGTATATATGTGTAGTGACTTATTGGTGTTATACAGAGGGGGTGGCTTTGACCGTGGACGGCGAGACGGCGGACGGGACGttgggcgcggcggcggcggcggcggtggcggcggcggcggtggtTTCAAGCGAGACGGTGGTCGTGGTACGTACGATCACTTCGAGGGAGACCGACGTGCTCCCCGTCCTACTGGAGGGTTTACACAGGGTAACATCACTAACATTAACTCGAATATGTCTGTTGataacataacaaaaaaaactgctatttttataattgtaaaaatttcaagtaatGATAATGATATAATACATAGTAATGTTTAATCCTGTTCaaaatgtatatataaaatGATGGACATTGTATTtcatgcaataaaaaaaaatacccgaGTCCCGACAattgcaatataataattatgcatgTTATGTTATCAAGGGACATTCCCACAAAAAAACTTgttagaaaacaaaaaaaaatgaaaataatttcagTAATATGTGTAACTATAGAAGTAAATAACTTCCTTAAGTTACTAGTGAGTTTAAATAGTTAGCTGGCTAAAGGATGTACAGagtaattgattcctaggcaaatggcggacctaagtaatttggtcgccttaagtcaaacccatcctaccaatcacagctaacattgaattgacataagccgaccacttGACATTGctctgtcaactgcctaagaatcaatttcctcgatggtacaaaaagGTAATAAATAATGGTAAGCTGTGCAatcatgaaatatattaaatatcatattgataaataaaattaatgcttTTCTCGACAAGTACTTTTGTGTTAATGCATTAACATCTAACAGGCTTCATCTCATTAGTTGTACAGCACTAActgaattaacataatatattacaactagctgttgcccgcgacttcgtcggCGTTACCATAGTAGTTCACATCCAAAGTATTTATTGtagaaaaatattcaatatacagaattgactttcctacgattatattatatatgatgatttcacgcaaccgtacattttgcagcaaaaaatagcctatgtcccttcacgtggtctattcttcatgtttgccaaataacataaaaattgctccagtagttcataatataataagcaattccatataatttcccccgttttttccacattttcctctatttcttcgctccttatagtcttagcgtgataaaatatagcttataaccttcttcgatcaatgagatatctaacactgaaagaatttttaaatcagaccagtagttcctgagattagcgcattcaaataagcccttttaaataattttcccccgttttttccacattttcctctatttcttcgctcctattatacttagcgtgataaaatatagcctatagccttccttgataaatgggctatccaacagtaaaagaatttttcaaatcggaccagtggttcctgagattagcgcgttcaaacaaacaaacaaacaaactcttcccaattataatattagtatagataacttgctgtatattttattatttgcttAACCTATATTGGAGTTAAGCATTGA comes from the Aricia agestis chromosome 6, ilAriAges1.1, whole genome shotgun sequence genome and includes:
- the LOC121727747 gene encoding ubiquitin-conjugating enzyme E2 G1 isoform X1; the encoded protein is MSEPQSSLLLKKQLAELNKNPVEGFSAGLIDDNDIYRWEVLIIGPPDTLYEGGFFKAHLHFPKEYPLRPPRMKFVTEIWHPNIEKNGDVCISILHEPGDDKWGYEKASERWLPVHTVETILISVISMLADPNDESPANVDAAKEWRERYSDFKKKVARCVRKSQEDCF
- the LOC121727747 gene encoding ubiquitin-conjugating enzyme E2 G1 isoform X2 encodes the protein MSEPQSSLLLKKQLAELNKNPVEGFSAGLIDDNDIYRWEVLIIGPPDTLYEGGFFKAHLHFPKEYPLRPPRMKFVTEIWHPNIEKNGDVCISILHEPGDDKWGYEKASERWLPVHTVETILISVISMLADPNDESPANVDAAKEWRESYSEFKRKVAQCVRKSQEDCS
- the LOC121727737 gene encoding uncharacterized protein LOC121727737, which produces MAEENKSSLSKESAVSLFDAFDLLRSSTENAKVNGAAKIVAQLHGTEVQKDVTYALRRLIRSLGANVAEMRIGYFGTLVSLFNRLEEVSVKDILSIAHKELHANGSTKSEIGDVALGQILVCGAILRSKLIFKCDADEQKQIIQLLLSSGNKKSYLSVIAYNLLLDLSNRVNEEQFSAFIWPNIKQDFKKEIKELSLDSIYFLLVVGTKFPNTVKLRKLIGAPSLLHEDFIPDICEKLMSGIDLQTSGHPIYAQIGKDVATCPQLVSLWTKIDSYLVKHNRNRELAALNILNAILNNLQNGSALPTLLGDNLLKLLMDWFKGLQTASKIRNKKDDEDDHRIMVKKGKEVLVSLTKALKLPSVDNHIRVIVLKKLLLSPGEINFTEISGSSVIKTLIADLDIEGLKKMSKIFKKILLNTSQKSVKENVERKWYNNERVKAAELLSYIVCHEKVKDDIEFKISNMQLLMCLAFFKTGGDDHIAVSSELAGSIKTCFYRCFTTRFSNVNNLVTVLSSLSSFISKIMKKEQILEKLEKQFSKENMECWNVHLEICNKIEESNCNSKVDKVFLILLHQLGLFLFSEPTHVKISQSCIMELKSCYEHYKKGKKKQKNKKNDSISEEEPEWIEVVIEVLLSILSVDSSVLRSVVQCVFRLLCENLTPTCMEQIVSVLDPESESNPLTNDSNSDEESEDDSETKEIKPVENGNASDSNDEDDDNESDSEIEDDDEEMKTPDQLRLAVQKALGSAVVPDSDTESLDADMITEEEGQKLDEALAEAFRQFHQGKNQKSKKERKGKKALSDFRIRVLDLIEIYLEKDPQMDICLAMISPLTKALEFCLMDNQLTELQNKIRKTLKSFSKIKKFSATGDLSVETLANFLQSIIEKRERSQFLYQALGDVITSSATFIINCYQKIQAEESKSSKTKKKSPLLTVLKTAMDNFFTSRSCLLPIIFFHKILQIQWEGTYDLMEIIVDNIFNENVRHFRRNEGLELMMGYYRALCRNKPSTKNDIVQILNIEKMFLDKFTVAFTENRNTEVKKNFLVTLRKLINIIRSYHESSKVTTNLDFKSMTVTLSSVNTTSAKAQPQNHNNNNNQKKKNKKRKIVNGDSSPAKKVKNE
- the LOC121727742 gene encoding eukaryotic translation initiation factor 4H-like isoform X2, which encodes MFLNMAGRSGFDDGNPRDFDGPRRTAGGRPLPSEPPYKAYVGNLPSGMIQGDINRIFPGFGIKNVRLVMDKETDKFKGFCYVEFETIEDLIRAIDMNGILNVNGSFIKIDVAEEKRSDRGGGFDRGRRDGGRDVGRGGGGGGGGGGGGFKRDGGRDRERGAGGAGGAGGGGGGGGGGGERWSERGGDRWSEGGRGGRGGSEEPRPPGDWGRMGRSGSGAPPSQRPAPRRFDDMPPARPATETPGRPKLKLEPRTVKEPVNSLASTSQASSIFGGARPREERLKELAGE
- the LOC121727742 gene encoding eukaryotic translation initiation factor 4H-like isoform X1 — its product is MFLNMAGRSGFDDGNPRDFDGPRRTAGGRPLPSEPPYKAYVGNLPSGMIQGDINRIFPGFGIKNVRLVMDKETDKFKGFCYVEFETIEDLIRAIDMNGILNVNGSFIKIDVAEEKRSDRGGGFDRGRRDGGRDVGRGGGGGGGGGGGGFKRDGGRGTYDHFEGDRRAPRPTGGFTQDRERGAGGAGGAGGGGGGGGGGGERWSERGGDRWSEGGRGGRGGSEEPRPPGDWGRMGRSGSGAPPSQRPAPRRFDDMPPARPATETPGRPKLKLEPRTVKEPVNSLASTSQASSIFGGARPREERLKELAGE